Proteins encoded in a region of the Halosimplex halophilum genome:
- a CDS encoding UPF0179 family protein — MSTLTLVGSRLAEPGQEFVYRGEASACDGCPYRDQCLTLTEGRRYRVDSVRENGSTLDCGVHDSGVVAVEVVPASVRANVASASAYAGSKVSLEGPCPHTDCPSHELCEPEGVAFDEQRRIETVVGDPPHDFCALDRELTTVEFEAHEE, encoded by the coding sequence ATGTCGACGCTCACGCTCGTCGGGTCCCGCCTGGCCGAGCCCGGACAGGAGTTCGTCTACCGGGGCGAGGCGAGCGCCTGCGACGGATGCCCGTACCGCGACCAGTGCCTCACGCTCACCGAGGGGCGGCGCTACCGCGTCGACTCCGTCCGCGAGAACGGGAGCACGCTCGACTGCGGCGTCCACGACTCGGGCGTCGTCGCCGTCGAGGTCGTCCCCGCGAGCGTGCGCGCGAACGTCGCGAGCGCCAGCGCCTACGCCGGGAGCAAGGTGTCGCTGGAGGGGCCCTGTCCGCACACCGACTGCCCGAGCCACGAGCTGTGCGAGCCCGAGGGCGTGGCGTTCGACGAACAGCGGCGCATCGAGACGGTCGTCGGCGACCCGCCCCACGACTTCTGCGCGCTGGACCGGGAGCTGACCACCGTCGAGTTCGAGGCCCACGAGGAGTGA
- a CDS encoding cupin domain-containing protein: MTARDSRAPDGHERPTGTSYVDDDWVRSPPAGKTVLFTDRPDDPDRDPLRFEMWLDADGSHGPMRHVHPEQDEFFEVVDGRLGVFHEGTTTEHGPGERVEIPAGDEHRFWNAGSTDLHLRGGVDPGLRTEPFMRITYGLARDGEPVTPSGMVLNLLRVAVLLAEFDDMLYLAGAPVWLQRLGVDALAPVGRLLGYGNAYPEYRP, translated from the coding sequence GTGACGGCCCGCGACTCGCGAGCACCGGACGGACACGAGCGCCCGACGGGAACGTCGTACGTCGACGACGACTGGGTGCGGAGCCCGCCCGCCGGGAAGACCGTGCTGTTCACGGACCGGCCCGACGACCCCGACCGGGACCCGCTGCGCTTCGAGATGTGGCTCGACGCCGACGGGTCCCACGGGCCGATGCGCCACGTCCACCCCGAACAGGACGAGTTCTTCGAGGTCGTCGACGGCCGGCTGGGGGTCTTCCACGAGGGGACGACGACCGAGCACGGGCCGGGCGAGCGCGTCGAGATCCCCGCGGGCGACGAACACCGGTTCTGGAACGCGGGGTCGACGGACCTGCACCTCCGGGGCGGCGTCGACCCGGGGCTGCGGACGGAACCGTTCATGCGGATCACCTACGGGCTGGCCCGCGACGGCGAGCCGGTCACGCCCTCCGGGATGGTGCTGAACCTCCTCCGGGTCGCCGTGCTCCTCGCGGAGTTCGACGACATGCTCTACCTCGCGGGCGCGCCCGTGTGGCTCCAGCGGCTCGGCGTCGACGCGCTCGCGCCGGTCGGGCGGCTGCTGGGGTACGGGAACGCGTATCCGGAGTACCGACCGTAA